The Fusarium poae strain DAOMC 252244 chromosome 2, whole genome shotgun sequence nucleotide sequence TAACGAAGGAATGGGCTTCTTGAGCATCTGTTTTGACTGGAACTACATCGCCGGCTTTGGCTCACCTCTCTGGATGCCTCTCCAAACACTGGTCAACAGCTTCATTGGATATCTCGGCGGTATCATCCTTTCGATGGGGCTATACTACAGCAACATCTGGAGAGCCCAGGACTTTCCATTCATGGCTCAGCTTCTGTACGATGGAAGCTCAAACTCGACCAACTACGTTCCATATAACGAGACATCGATCATGAACCCTGATTTTACCGTGAACAACGAGGTTATCGACAAGGCTGGCCTTCCACATCTTACAGCTACCTACGTCAACTATCTCATCACATCTAATGCTGGCCTGACTGCCACATTGGTCCACATGCTTCTATGGAACTACGCCGAAGTCAGCCTCGGATGGTCCTGGATTACTTTGACCAACCTGAAGAAGGTCTTCCGTCCACAGACGTATATCTTCTGGCGCCAATCCGGTTCTCGTagtgaggaagaaaagactaAGCTTCGTGATGATCCCACTATCGACCCTCATTACAAACTGATGCTTGATTACGACGAGGTTCCAAACAGCTGGTACTTTCTCGTCTTTGCAGCGAGCTTCATCATCGGCATGGTCTGTCTATACGTGATGAAGTCAACGCTGCCTTGGTGGGGATTTATTATGGCtgtgatcttcttggccgtTTTCCTTGTCTTCTTTGGTGCGCAGTATGCTATCACTGGCTTTGGCTTCAACTTGCAACCAATCTTCCAGATGTTAGCAGGATACATGTTTCCTGGCCGCCCGCTTGGTAAGAGGCCACAAACCGACGCTTCATGACCTATACTAATCTTCAGCAGCAAACATGTACTTTACATCGTACACATACAATGCACTCTCCCAGGGTTTCCTTCTTTTACGAGACTTGAAACTTGCTCAGCAGAACAAGCTATCCCCCAAGGCCACATTCACTACTCAAGTCATTGGCTGTTGTTTGGGAGCCCTTCTCAACTACGTGATGATGATTAGGTATGAAATTCGTCAACATCCAATTCTCCAGCAGATACTAACTTTTTTCTCAGCATCGTGGACAACCAAGCCCCGATCCTCAAGTCCGCTGAGGGAACTAACATCTGGTCCGGCGCTCAGATCCAACAGTTCAACACTCTGGCGATCGCATGGTCCATTGCTCCCAAGATGTTCTCTATCGGCGCTCGATACCAATGGGTGACCATCGCCTTCTTTATCGGATTTCTGGCTCCTTTGCCATTCTATTTTGCGCACCGTTTCTTCCCCCATATGCGAATCTGGTCTTACCTCAACACAGCCATCATTCTCTGGTACCTTGGCGAACTTTTTGTCGGACTCAACGCGTCGCTCACAAGCTATTATATTCTGGGTGCTTTTGGACAGTTCTATCTTCGCCGCTACCGACCTCAAGCGTTTGTCAAGTGGAACTACCTCATCTCCGCGGCACTTGACGGTGGTACGCAGGTCATGGTCTTCATTGCCACCTTTGCGGTGTTTGGAGGTTCCGGAAAAGCGGTGGCATTCCCAGAGTGGGCAGGTAATAGGATCAACAACTATGATTACTGTAAATACAATGCGCAGGGCTAGACGTGGGGCGACATGATAAGAGGAGCAACATGGAAGAACCTGAGAGTCGTTGCATTTTAGTCACGAGAGAGTACAATTGTTTCAAGAATTACAGTCCCTAATAATCACACACGCAAGGTGAAATGACTATTAATACAACCAGTTCCTGAAGTAGAAAAGCTCAGTTAATGTTGATTTCAATAGCATAACTAATGACGGGACAAATTTAACGGAGATGACCAAAGAGAATTCCATTATTAATGCAATTATCAGTTGCGTATCAGGCGAGATGGGAGTTCGTGTCAACTCACCACCGCCATCGCTGGCTGAGATCCAACACTCATAAGCGGTAATGCGGGGAAAGACAAGTTGACAAATGACGTAGGTCCACGATGTTTATAGTGCGGGGAGATCATAAACCGAACTTACTCCGACTTGATTATCTGTAGGTTAGtacttaggtaggtagtcttGGATTGCACATATCTATGAGTGATATCCTGAGCACCTCAACAACGCATTTTGGAatgacttcttcttcaccaTTCTCAAGCCTCAAAGGCTACACTTCCAAAACAATCCCCTACAAATCAGGACCCGATGGTGATATCCTTCTCGATGTCGTTTACCCTGAGGAGACGGACGGTCTTCCGAGTACTGTCCTAATTCATATTCATGGCGGGTTTCTGGCACGTACTTCGAACCAATAGTCATAATTCCTCACTGACAATATTTCAGATCGTCGGAGATAGATACAGTTACATGCCATACTGGCTTATTAACGCAGCTGTCGCGCGTAAATGGATTTTCGTTACTCCAGACTATCGACTTATTCCAGAATCCACGGCTCATGCATCTTTGGATGACACTGTTGACGCGTACAATTGGGTACGCTCTTCACTCCCAGAAGCAATTGACCGCCGTGTCGGCTCAGTTTTGGTAGCTGGCTCCAGTGCGGGTGGTTACCTCGCGTTATCTACCGCAAGTGCTGTCAAGCAGAAACCAGAAGGGCTTCTTCTCATATACGGGATGCTGGATGCTGCTGGCTCACGATATATTACACCTGGCACAAACATCTGGGGAGCGCCTCCCTTTGATACATCGTCTGTGCTTAACAAGTttcccaagaagaaggacaacGAAGATCGAAAGCCAATCTCGGGATACCCGCCACCTGAGAACTTCCAAGAGGATCCTAGATTCTCCGTAGCCTCTGCACTGCATATCGACGCATTGTTCCCAGATTACATGACCGGCATTGATGGCCTCAGTCGCGATATTGCCAATAAGGGCATAGATGCCATCCCTGAAGAACACCGTCGCCTGCACCCTCTTTCTTTCGGCAAACTCAGTGAGATTCCACGCACTTACCTGTTGCACGGCAAGAATGATTCTGCTGTGACTGTCGATTGCAGTGTAGTAGCTCAACAGAAGCTTCGTGATGTGGGTGTCGAGGTTGTGGGAGATTTCCCTGAAGATGCGGAGCATGGGTTTGATGGCAGGGTTGGCAATATCGATGTCGAGAAGGTGGACGCGGATGGAGTGGACAACGTCGAAAGTTTGAGAAACGCCATTCACTTTCTGGAGTCTtcaattaagaattaatcaAGCATTTTTGAGCTGCGACA carries:
- a CDS encoding hypothetical protein (CAZy:CE10) — translated: MTSSSPFSSLKGYTSKTIPYKSGPDGDILLDVVYPEETDGLPSTIVGDRYSYMPYWLINAAVARKWIFVTPDYRLIPESTAHASLDDTVDAYNWVRSSLPEAIDRRVGSVLVAGSSAGGYLALSTASAVKQKPEGLLLIYGMLDAAGSRYITPGTNIWGAPPFDTSSVLNKFPKKKDNEDRKPISGYPPPENFQEDPRFSVASALHIDALFPDYMTGIDGLSRDIANKGIDAIPEEHRRLHPLSFGKLSEIPRTYLLHGKNDSAVTVDCSVVAQQKLRDVGVEVVGDFPEDAEHGFDGRVGNIDVEKVDADGVDNVESLRNAIHFLESSIKN